From one Vanacampus margaritifer isolate UIUO_Vmar chromosome 12, RoL_Vmar_1.0, whole genome shotgun sequence genomic stretch:
- the slx4ip gene encoding protein SLX4IP isoform X2 produces MAPLKFVIKCGNFAVLVDLHVLPLGSHEDASWFTPSHIEEVTTLVRDAVDQRVKQYAESFQKGRQPKNKKELAPASAFIAKGKNFNLVANFLKRHFNLRCIVKQRYGELHVFPERYVVCVSLPEDAAVYYTKPSSTATELSQQSRSEYFSREGEIQESFNCAAKIKKTALQKIAQKAHVQQEHRDPIVGERQSEQRVCVESGTCDASAPLDSEQQVPCSSSVTQNQALTHQRKTDHCSPDNMKPNLVSVVLCRREISPGSRRSKRSKPSDSEDPRPLKAKRTGLDRPPAATQTRSNERLTQTSEHDPLPPDAESKAFPLSDYKKTTVEVELLTPGKRDQRLPLASNNTAQTKQNRPAASRRGLSVKLASSAASISSRSAGGEEASENVPRISRLRRPKRS; encoded by the exons TGTGGGAACTTTGCCGTGCTGGTGGATCTCCACGTCCTGCCCCTGGGCAGCCATGAGGACGCCAGCTGGTTTACTCCAAGCCACATCGAG GAAGTTACAACTTTGGTTCGTGATGCTGTGGATCAACGGGTTAAGCAGTACGCAGAGTCCTTTCAAAAAGGAAGAcagcccaaaaacaaaaaggagctAGCGCCTGCTTCAGCTTTTATTGCGAAAG GTAAAAATTTCAACCTAGTCGCCAATTTTCTGAAGCGCCACTTCAACCTTCGATGTATTGTCAAGCAGCGCTATGGCG AATTGCATGTGTTTCCTGAGCGCTACGTCGTGTGTGTAAGCCTTCCAGAGGATGCCGCAGTGTACTATACAAAACCCAGCTCAACCGCA ACCGAGCTGAGCCAACAAAGCCGATCCGAATATTTTTCCAGAGAGGGCGAAATCCAAGAGTCTTTCAACTGCGCCGCAAAAATAAAGAAGACTGCGCTTCAAAAGAT AGCCCAAAAAGCTCACGTCCAGCAAGAACACCGAGATCCCATCGTGGGGGAGCGGCAAAGTGAGCAACGAGTCTGCGTTGAAAGCGGCACATGTGACGCAAGTGCCCCTCTGGATTCAGAGCAACAGGTACCATGCTCCAGTTCTGTGACTCAGAACCAAGCCTTGACCCATCAGCGGAAAACGGATCATTGTTCTCCAGACAACATGAAGCCAAACTTGGTCTCGGTGGTTTTGTGTCGGCGTGAAATCAGTCCAGGAAGCAGGCGGAGCAAAAGGAGCAAACCCAGCGATTCTGAAGACCCTCGCCCACTGAAGGCCAAGAGGACCGGCCTGGACCGACCCCCGGCCGCAACGCAAACCCGCTCCAATGAGCGCCTCACGCAAACATCCGAACACGACCCTCTTCCGCCAGACGCGGAGTCCAAGGCTTTCCCGCTCTCCGACTACAAGAAAACCACAGTGGAAGTAGAGCTGCTTACTCCAGGGAAACGGGACCAGAGGCTCCCCCTCGCAAGCAATAACACAGCACAGACGAAGCAAAACAGGCCGGCCGCAAGTCGGAGGGGCCTATCTGTCAAGCTCGCATCCTCGGCCGCCTCTATTAGTTCCAGATCCGCAGGCGGGGAGGAGGCAAGTGAAAATGTGCCCAGAATCTCCAGATTACGACGACCAAAGAGGTCCTGA
- the slx4ip gene encoding protein SLX4IP isoform X1: MFSGENYCTSITAMAPLKFVIKCGNFAVLVDLHVLPLGSHEDASWFTPSHIEEVTTLVRDAVDQRVKQYAESFQKGRQPKNKKELAPASAFIAKGKNFNLVANFLKRHFNLRCIVKQRYGELHVFPERYVVCVSLPEDAAVYYTKPSSTATELSQQSRSEYFSREGEIQESFNCAAKIKKTALQKIAQKAHVQQEHRDPIVGERQSEQRVCVESGTCDASAPLDSEQQVPCSSSVTQNQALTHQRKTDHCSPDNMKPNLVSVVLCRREISPGSRRSKRSKPSDSEDPRPLKAKRTGLDRPPAATQTRSNERLTQTSEHDPLPPDAESKAFPLSDYKKTTVEVELLTPGKRDQRLPLASNNTAQTKQNRPAASRRGLSVKLASSAASISSRSAGGEEASENVPRISRLRRPKRS; the protein is encoded by the exons TGTGGGAACTTTGCCGTGCTGGTGGATCTCCACGTCCTGCCCCTGGGCAGCCATGAGGACGCCAGCTGGTTTACTCCAAGCCACATCGAG GAAGTTACAACTTTGGTTCGTGATGCTGTGGATCAACGGGTTAAGCAGTACGCAGAGTCCTTTCAAAAAGGAAGAcagcccaaaaacaaaaaggagctAGCGCCTGCTTCAGCTTTTATTGCGAAAG GTAAAAATTTCAACCTAGTCGCCAATTTTCTGAAGCGCCACTTCAACCTTCGATGTATTGTCAAGCAGCGCTATGGCG AATTGCATGTGTTTCCTGAGCGCTACGTCGTGTGTGTAAGCCTTCCAGAGGATGCCGCAGTGTACTATACAAAACCCAGCTCAACCGCA ACCGAGCTGAGCCAACAAAGCCGATCCGAATATTTTTCCAGAGAGGGCGAAATCCAAGAGTCTTTCAACTGCGCCGCAAAAATAAAGAAGACTGCGCTTCAAAAGAT AGCCCAAAAAGCTCACGTCCAGCAAGAACACCGAGATCCCATCGTGGGGGAGCGGCAAAGTGAGCAACGAGTCTGCGTTGAAAGCGGCACATGTGACGCAAGTGCCCCTCTGGATTCAGAGCAACAGGTACCATGCTCCAGTTCTGTGACTCAGAACCAAGCCTTGACCCATCAGCGGAAAACGGATCATTGTTCTCCAGACAACATGAAGCCAAACTTGGTCTCGGTGGTTTTGTGTCGGCGTGAAATCAGTCCAGGAAGCAGGCGGAGCAAAAGGAGCAAACCCAGCGATTCTGAAGACCCTCGCCCACTGAAGGCCAAGAGGACCGGCCTGGACCGACCCCCGGCCGCAACGCAAACCCGCTCCAATGAGCGCCTCACGCAAACATCCGAACACGACCCTCTTCCGCCAGACGCGGAGTCCAAGGCTTTCCCGCTCTCCGACTACAAGAAAACCACAGTGGAAGTAGAGCTGCTTACTCCAGGGAAACGGGACCAGAGGCTCCCCCTCGCAAGCAATAACACAGCACAGACGAAGCAAAACAGGCCGGCCGCAAGTCGGAGGGGCCTATCTGTCAAGCTCGCATCCTCGGCCGCCTCTATTAGTTCCAGATCCGCAGGCGGGGAGGAGGCAAGTGAAAATGTGCCCAGAATCTCCAGATTACGACGACCAAAGAGGTCCTGA
- the slx4ip gene encoding protein SLX4IP isoform X3 — MFSGENYCTSITAMAPLKFVIKCGNFAVLVDLHVLPLGSHEDASWFTPSHIEEVTTLVRDAVDQRVKQYAESFQKGRQPKNKKELAPASAFIAKELHVFPERYVVCVSLPEDAAVYYTKPSSTATELSQQSRSEYFSREGEIQESFNCAAKIKKTALQKIAQKAHVQQEHRDPIVGERQSEQRVCVESGTCDASAPLDSEQQVPCSSSVTQNQALTHQRKTDHCSPDNMKPNLVSVVLCRREISPGSRRSKRSKPSDSEDPRPLKAKRTGLDRPPAATQTRSNERLTQTSEHDPLPPDAESKAFPLSDYKKTTVEVELLTPGKRDQRLPLASNNTAQTKQNRPAASRRGLSVKLASSAASISSRSAGGEEASENVPRISRLRRPKRS, encoded by the exons TGTGGGAACTTTGCCGTGCTGGTGGATCTCCACGTCCTGCCCCTGGGCAGCCATGAGGACGCCAGCTGGTTTACTCCAAGCCACATCGAG GAAGTTACAACTTTGGTTCGTGATGCTGTGGATCAACGGGTTAAGCAGTACGCAGAGTCCTTTCAAAAAGGAAGAcagcccaaaaacaaaaaggagctAGCGCCTGCTTCAGCTTTTATTGCGAAAG AATTGCATGTGTTTCCTGAGCGCTACGTCGTGTGTGTAAGCCTTCCAGAGGATGCCGCAGTGTACTATACAAAACCCAGCTCAACCGCA ACCGAGCTGAGCCAACAAAGCCGATCCGAATATTTTTCCAGAGAGGGCGAAATCCAAGAGTCTTTCAACTGCGCCGCAAAAATAAAGAAGACTGCGCTTCAAAAGAT AGCCCAAAAAGCTCACGTCCAGCAAGAACACCGAGATCCCATCGTGGGGGAGCGGCAAAGTGAGCAACGAGTCTGCGTTGAAAGCGGCACATGTGACGCAAGTGCCCCTCTGGATTCAGAGCAACAGGTACCATGCTCCAGTTCTGTGACTCAGAACCAAGCCTTGACCCATCAGCGGAAAACGGATCATTGTTCTCCAGACAACATGAAGCCAAACTTGGTCTCGGTGGTTTTGTGTCGGCGTGAAATCAGTCCAGGAAGCAGGCGGAGCAAAAGGAGCAAACCCAGCGATTCTGAAGACCCTCGCCCACTGAAGGCCAAGAGGACCGGCCTGGACCGACCCCCGGCCGCAACGCAAACCCGCTCCAATGAGCGCCTCACGCAAACATCCGAACACGACCCTCTTCCGCCAGACGCGGAGTCCAAGGCTTTCCCGCTCTCCGACTACAAGAAAACCACAGTGGAAGTAGAGCTGCTTACTCCAGGGAAACGGGACCAGAGGCTCCCCCTCGCAAGCAATAACACAGCACAGACGAAGCAAAACAGGCCGGCCGCAAGTCGGAGGGGCCTATCTGTCAAGCTCGCATCCTCGGCCGCCTCTATTAGTTCCAGATCCGCAGGCGGGGAGGAGGCAAGTGAAAATGTGCCCAGAATCTCCAGATTACGACGACCAAAGAGGTCCTGA